A window of Massilia sp. NR 4-1 genomic DNA:
GAGACTAAAGCAACACCTTCGAGCGAGGAAAGAATATATGACTACGATGTCCGCACAATCCGCCCTGGTACCCGCCGGCAACAGTGCACTGGGCCTCGGCTTCAGTGGCAACCTGGGCAACCTGGACGCCTATATTTCGGCCGTCAACCGCCTGCCCATGCTGTCGCATGAGGATGAGGTGCGCCTGGGCCGCCGCCTGAAGGAAAACAACGACCTGGGCGCCGCCCAGGAGCTGGTGCTGTCCCACCTGCGCCTGGTGGTGTCGATCGCGCGCGGCTATCTGGGCTATGGCCTGCCGCACGCCGACCTGATCCAGGAAGGCAATATCGGCCTGATGAAAGCCGTCAAGCGCTTCGACCCGGACCAGGGCGTGCGCCTGGTGTCCTATGCCATGCACTGGATCAAGGCCGAGATGCACGAATACATCCTGAAGAACTGGCGCCTGGTCAAAGTGGCCACCACCAAGGCCCAGCGCAAGCTGTTCTTCAACCTGCGCAGCCACAAGCAAGGCCTGGATGCCATGTCGCCGGCCCAGATCGACCAGCTGGCCAAGCTGCTGGACGTCAAGCGCGAGGAAGTGATCGAAATGGAAACCCGCCTCTCCGGCCGCGATATCGCGCTGGAAGCGCCGTCCGACGACGAAGACGACAAATTCTCGCCGATCGCCTACCTCTCGTCCGACCAGAACGAGCCGACCCGCGTGCTGGAAGCCGAAGCCGTGACCCGTCTGCAATCGGAAGGCCTGGAAACTGCGCTGGGCAAGCTCGATCCGCGTTCGCGCCGCATCGTCGAAGCGCGCTGGCTGGCCAATGACGACGGTTCCGGTGCCACCTTGCACACCCTGGCCGACGAATTCGGGGTTTCGGCCGAGCGCATCCGCCAGATCGAAGCGGCCGCGCTGAAGAAGATGAAAGGCGCGCTGGCCGCCTACGTCTAAGGCGCCTTGTTGGCTGCCTGAATTTTCAGAAAACCGGGGTTCGCCCCGGTTTTTTGTTTTATGCTCGCAGTTCAGCGGTGCGCCGCCGATGATGCAATTTGCTTAATATTTTCCTCGTGAGTGCCAGCTCGACAGGAGACCCTATGCAGCCCAGAATCATCAGCTTCATGCTGTGCCTCTGCATCTTCAGCATCATTGCCGCCTGCGGCATCGCCCGCAGCACGGCGCAGGACAACCGCCCGAGGACACCCATGCGCACCAGTGCCAGCTACACCTTGACTGCCGGCCAGACCGTCCCGCTCGCCGCCGGCGCCACGCTCACGCTCGACCGCATCAACGACAGCCGCTGCCGCAAGGGCGCCGTCTGCGTCTGGGCCGGCTATATCAGCTTCAGTTTCACCGTCAACAAAGGCGGCGCCAGCCAAAGCTTCGTGCTGGCCGAAGACATGCCCAACGCCGGCAAGACGCAAGTCCTGGACGGCCTTACCTACACCCTTGAAAGCCTGGTGCCGCCCGATCCGCCGGCCGTCGACGCCCCCTCGCCCGACTACCGCGTCACCGTGCGCGTCACGCTCACCCCACCCTGAGGACACCCGGGTTCAGCCATGGCTTCAAGCCTGATGCCGGCTGCGGCTGTCGGCGGGTGCCTGCGCCCGCTCGTGCAAGCCGTAATCACGCATGACGCTGGCGATGCGTAGGCGGTAGTCCTCAAACAGGGTATCCCGGCCGGCGGATTGGGCGGCGCGGTGGGCCTCCAGGCGGCGCCATTCGGCGATGGCGGCCTCGTCGCGGAAGAAGGATAGCGAGAGCAGCTTGCCGGGCTGGCTCAAACTCTGGAAACGCTCGATGGAGATGAAGCCGTCGATCTCGTCCAGCAAGGGGCGCAGCGCGGCGGCGATGTCGAGGTATTCCTGGCGGCCTTCTTCTTTGGGACTCACTTCAAAAATGACGGCGATCATGCGGCTTCTCCTGGCTTGAAAAATTCGGGGATGCGGGCGTTGTGCGATGGACGGTAGCGCCATGCGTACATGCCCTGTTGCAATGCCTGCGCTGGCAGCAGGACGTCGATGGCAGCAGCGGCAATCGTCTCCGCCAACGCCTGGCCTGGACAGGTGTGCGCGCCGTGTCCAAAGCCGAAGGCCTGGTTTGCCGCATCGGATGCGCGGCTGGCCGCGGCCAGCACCAGCAGCACCACGTCGCCGGGCCGCAGTTCGACGCTGCCGATGCGCGTGGCCTCCGCCACGAAACGGCGCGTGTTCTGGATTGGCGGGTCGTTGAGGGCTACCTCCCGCACCAGCGCCAGCCCGCCTTCGCTGGCGCGCTGCGGCGCCTGCAAGAGCGCGACGATGGCATTGCCGATCAGTCCCGCCGTGGCTTCATAAGTCTGCGACAGCAGGCCCACCAGATTGGCCAGGATCGCTTGCGCATTATTCCAGCCAGCCGCTTCGGCTTCGGCCAGCACTGCGCCCAGCAGGCTCTCCGCCGCGACCGGCGCGCTGCGCAGCAGATCGCTGAAGCTGTCGAGCAGGCACTGTGCCGCGTGCTGGGCCAGTGCCAGCTGTTCCGGGCTGCTGAGCGGGGACAGGCAGGCGACGAACTGGCGCATCCACAGCGACAGCGCCGGCAGCTGGGATGGCGCGAAGCCGAGCAAGCTGGCCACCGTCTGCAGCGGCACATCGAAGGTCCAGGCAGACAAGCGTCGCCCCTCCAGCCACGCGGCGCCGGCAGCCATCGGCACAGCCCCCGTTCTGCCGTGCAAGCCGGCTGCGGGCGGCACGCCGGCTTCGCCGGGGCCGGTCAGCAAAGCCTGCGCCAGCAAAACAGCGCGCCACCGCGCCACTTCCAGCGGTAGCGCCGCCAAGGCGCGCTGCAGGACCAGCTTGGGCGCGGCGTGGCGCGCGCCATCGTTCATCCTTACCAGCAGCCCAAACACCTGCCCGGCACTGCCGCCTGCGATGGCGGCCGGCACCGGCTCCGCCACGGGACGCACGCGGCATGCGGGATTGTCCATCACCGCGCGCACCAGGGCCGGACTGCCCGCCAGCCACAGCTTGCGCGCCTGGTCGAACACCAGCTCGGGCCGCGCGGCCAGGGCGGCATAGCCTGGATAGGGATCGTTCTGGGTGACTGCCGCTATCGGATCGAAAGACATGGATTTCCTTTGCACGAGTGGGATGGCTGCAGTATGCTGAAAAGCCCCACCCCACACTTCGCCCTGGACCGAAATATGGATGCACAAGCCGACAACCACCTGTCCCGCATCGCCGGCGCCATCGCCGAACCGGCGCGCGCGCGCATGCTGTGCTGCCTGCTGGATGGCCACGCCCGCACCGCCACCGAGCTGGCGGCGGTGGCGGAAGTCGGCGCCTCCACCGCCAGCGCCCACCTGGCGCGCCTGAAGGAAGAACAGATGGTGGAACTGCTGGTGCAGGGCCGCCACCGCTACTACCAGCTGGCCGGGCAGGACGTCGCCACCGCGCTGGAAGCGCTGCTGGTGGTGGCCGGCCTGCCCCGTCCCGAGTTCAAGCCCGGCACGCCGAACCGCCTGCGCAAGGCGCGCACCTGCTACGACCATATGGCCGGCTCGGTCGCCGTCGCCCTGCACGACCACTTTGCCGAACAAGGCTGGCTGGAGGCGTTCAGCGGCACGCCCAATGAATACCAGCTGAGCGCAGCGGGCGAACAAGGCTTCGCCGCGCTGGGACTGGACCTGCCCGCCACGCGCAAGCTGCGCCGCCGTTTCGCCTGTCCCTGCCTGGACTGGAGCGAACGGCGCCCGCACCTGGGCGGCGCGCTGGGTGCGGCCCTGCTGCAGATGGCGCTGAAAAAGGGCTGGGTGGAACAGGATCTGGACAGCCGCGCGCTGAGCGTTGCGCCCAAGGGACAGCGGCAGATGCTGGCGGCCTTCGGCCTAAGCATCGCTTAAGCTGCCTGCACGACGATGCAAGGACTTCAACAAGGAGTCATCATGAAAAACTGGGCGCGCGAAAACAAAGGCTTCCTCGTCTTCCTGGC
This region includes:
- a CDS encoding antibiotic biosynthesis monooxygenase, with product MIAVIFEVSPKEEGRQEYLDIAAALRPLLDEIDGFISIERFQSLSQPGKLLSLSFFRDEAAIAEWRRLEAHRAAQSAGRDTLFEDYRLRIASVMRDYGLHERAQAPADSRSRHQA
- the rpoH gene encoding RNA polymerase sigma factor RpoH; translation: MTTMSAQSALVPAGNSALGLGFSGNLGNLDAYISAVNRLPMLSHEDEVRLGRRLKENNDLGAAQELVLSHLRLVVSIARGYLGYGLPHADLIQEGNIGLMKAVKRFDPDQGVRLVSYAMHWIKAEMHEYILKNWRLVKVATTKAQRKLFFNLRSHKQGLDAMSPAQIDQLAKLLDVKREEVIEMETRLSGRDIALEAPSDDEDDKFSPIAYLSSDQNEPTRVLEAEAVTRLQSEGLETALGKLDPRSRRIVEARWLANDDGSGATLHTLADEFGVSAERIRQIEAAALKKMKGALAAYV
- a CDS encoding helix-turn-helix transcriptional regulator, translating into MDAQADNHLSRIAGAIAEPARARMLCCLLDGHARTATELAAVAEVGASTASAHLARLKEEQMVELLVQGRHRYYQLAGQDVATALEALLVVAGLPRPEFKPGTPNRLRKARTCYDHMAGSVAVALHDHFAEQGWLEAFSGTPNEYQLSAAGEQGFAALGLDLPATRKLRRRFACPCLDWSERRPHLGGALGAALLQMALKKGWVEQDLDSRALSVAPKGQRQMLAAFGLSIA
- a CDS encoding cytochrome P450, with the protein product MSFDPIAAVTQNDPYPGYAALAARPELVFDQARKLWLAGSPALVRAVMDNPACRVRPVAEPVPAAIAGGSAGQVFGLLVRMNDGARHAAPKLVLQRALAALPLEVARWRAVLLAQALLTGPGEAGVPPAAGLHGRTGAVPMAAGAAWLEGRRLSAWTFDVPLQTVASLLGFAPSQLPALSLWMRQFVACLSPLSSPEQLALAQHAAQCLLDSFSDLLRSAPVAAESLLGAVLAEAEAAGWNNAQAILANLVGLLSQTYEATAGLIGNAIVALLQAPQRASEGGLALVREVALNDPPIQNTRRFVAEATRIGSVELRPGDVVLLVLAAASRASDAANQAFGFGHGAHTCPGQALAETIAAAAIDVLLPAQALQQGMYAWRYRPSHNARIPEFFKPGEAA